Below is a genomic region from Candidatus Epulonipiscium sp..
CCTGGTTTTTTATCTTGGGTATGCTTCCCCGCTATCTCTATTTCTTCTATATCCTCTTTGGTAAAGCTTTGTGTAATCTCAAACTTTTTGTCGGTTGTTTTATCAAACACTAACTTCGTGTCTGTTCTAAATCCAGAAAATAAATATCTTCCTCCATCATAACTTACGTTTCCCTCGTTTATTAATTGTTTCTTTAATTCCATCAATTGATCAGCAATCTTTTTTTGCTCATCTATTCCTAAGGTATCATTAGAGCCTTGAACACAACTATCTCTCATGCTTCCCAGTATGCTTTCTATATTTTTTATGGCTTGCTCACTACCACCCATCCAACTTTTTGCTTGTTTTATATTAGACTGAAACTGCTGAGTTTCTGCTATTCTTGTTCTGAATTTTAGGGCACGGCCTGCTATAATTGGATCATCAGATGGTCTTTGTATCTTCTTTAAGGTTGTCATTTGGCTATAGAGTGTATCTAGCCTTTTCATATTTTTATTCAAACCCAATAATGTATTATTCATTATCATATTATTAGTAATTCGCATTGTCTCACCCCTTATTAACTAACTCCCATGCGATTGATGGTTACATCGTATATAGCATCCATGACACTAATCATTTTTGCTGCCATATTATAGGCTTGATTAAATTTAATTAGGTTGGTCATTTCTTCGTTACTGTCTACTCCGGATACGGACATCCGTTGGTTTTCTACAATCTTTGATATGTTGATTTGCATATCTTCAATCATAACTGCTTGTTTTGTGTTTACCCCTAATTCCCCCATGATGGATTCCATATAAGAACCCGGGGTTCCTTCGTTAAATACTTCTGTGTTTATCTTTATAGAAAAGAGTTCCTGCATCATTCTTCCATCGCCCTTAAGTCCCTTTTCTTTAGCTGCTGCAATATTGGCTACATCATCTATATCTTTTGAAAGGGTAAAGTTTTCTGCTGTCAGGGTTTCGTAATCTATGCCCGTGGTCATATTCTTAATATTTCCATCTGCGTTCCTATATGCAAAAAAGTGATTTTCCGTTTCACCATTTAGACCATAACCACCGGCATGGCCAGTCATTTCTGGTATTTCTTTTCCGCCTCTGGTTTTTCCTTCATTAAATGCCCTAGCGAAGGTTCTTACAAATTCATTAAGTCTGTTCATATAATGAGGAATTCCTTTGTAACCCATATCAGAACCTATTTGTACCTCTTGATTTTCAAGTGAACCTGGTTCTATTGGAGTTTCCATCTCCAGTATCATAGTTACTTTTTTACTATCTTCATCATAATTAAATGAGGAGTATTTATAGGCTTTACCATTAATCTTAATCTCGCCTGTTTCATTCATATCCCCTTTGGATGCATTTGCTATTACTATTTCTCTTGTATCAATGTCTACTGATTCTATTTTGCCTTTAAACCCATTGTTATTATTACCATCCCTTATATCCATGTATCCCTTTATCTCTCCACTTAAGGTTGGGCTGGTGGTGTCAAATTTCACCCCACCCCCCCAGTAAATATCATACAAATTCTCTGCATCTGTTGGATTGTTTTTACTTTCCCTAACTTTTATCTCCAATTGATTGTATGTAAAGTGGTTTACTAGGGTTTGTCCATTGATAGATACTATAAATTGTTTCTGCATTTCCCCCGATGGGGTTTGAGCTTCTATTTCTTTGGCTTCAGTATTTACGATTCTAGAAAGTCTGTCAACCAATAGGTCTCTTTGGTCCCTTAAATCATTAGCTTTATCCCCATGTCTTTCGTAACGGAAAATTTCCCTATTTAGACTTTCTATCTTTTGAGCAATGGTGTTTATGTCTTTTACCCTTACCCCAATTTCAAAATTAATATCTTTTTGATACTCTTTTAATCTTGTGGCTGCATCATTAAAGAACTTGGTAAAAGTTAAGGCTTGTTCCTTCAGCCCATTTCTCGCCTCCATGCTTTCTGGGTTATCTGCCACTTCTTGGAAAGCACTGAAAAAGTCATTAAAAATTGTATTAAATCCTTCATCTGAAGGCTCATTGAAAATCCCTTCTATCAATGAAAGCTGGGTTCTTTTTATGGTAAATTCCCCAAGCATTTTATTTTCATTCCAAAACTTAGTGTCTAAATATACATCTCTTTGCCTTACTATATCATATACTTCTGAGCCCGTTCCAACCATCCCCTTCCCTGTTCCTAGGGGAATGGGCATGGTTGCTTTTTGTTTTGCTATTTGTCTTGAGTAACCCTCCGTACCCATGTTTGATATATTATGGGAAGTTACGTCTAAGGCTGTTCTAGCTGTATATAAAGCCTGGGCTCCGATATTTATTCCAAAAAACGAAGAGTTCAATATATTCCCTCCTATCTACCTACTAATCCAGTTCGATTTACAATGGTATCAATCATAGAATCTATAATATTTACCATCCTTGCAGATGCATTATACGCATGCTGATATTTTATCAAATTTGTCATTTCCTCATCCGTTGAAACATCTGAAATGCTACTTCTATTATTGGTTATGCTAGTTACTATAACTTGTTTTTCATCCATCTTTTGCGAGGCCTTATTGCCTCCTTCTGCAACCCTAGTGACAAATTCCGAGTAGTAATCTTCAAAATTAAGTTTATGGGCTATGGTTTCATCATAGGTTGAATTTGGCCTTTTCCATATATCTAAAAGTTCCTGGACAACCTGAGTATCCCCTACAGTCCCATCATAGGATAAGCCTAGCTTTTTATATCCATCATTATCTAAAAGAATGGGGTTTATTATTATATTTCCTGCGGAATATAACTTTCCATCCCTCGTTTCCTTGGCAATAAACAATTCCACTCCTTTTTCTCCATCTAAACCCTTTGGTGGTTCACCATTTTCATCAGATGGCGGTGGACTAGTTAATACCTTATTGATTTCAATTGTTAGATCATGAATTAACCTGTCAAATTCTGCTTGAATTCTAGGAATCAAATAAGGTTCTACCTTTTTATATGCCTCATGATCCTTGGTATCTCTATAATCCGCTGAGGTATTACCCCTTGTTAAAAGGAGAGCCTTTAATTTTCCTGTATCATTTTGAAATTCTGCTCCTATTGGTTTGTTAAACCTGATTACTTCTGAATTATCTGCTTCCCAGACAGGTTTTATAAATGAACTGACAGTACTTGAATCGATACCCGTTGTAGTTATTTTTGATACTAGATTTCCCGATACTAAGGTATGTCCTTCTGCTAGAACATCTACTCTGCCTGCCTTATCTTCTTTATATGATATCTCGATATACTGTGCTAGTTCATCTAGAAGATTATTTCTTTGATCCCTTAAATCGTTTGCTCGGTCCCCACCTATCTCATATTTTGAAATTTTTTCATTTAGCTCCTTTATACCCTCTGCTAAATAATTAATCCTGCCTACTGCTTCTTTTATCTGTAAGTTTAGGCTATTTTGATAGTCCGTAAGTTTTTCATCAATATAGTTAACCTTATCTACTAAAACACTGGCACTTTGTATAAATTGGGTTCTTATACTTTGGTCTTGGGGTGCTGTAGAAAGGTTTTGCAGTTGTCCCCAAAAATCCCTTAAAACACCGCTAAAACTTTCTCCATCTACTTCCCCTAATATAGTTTCTATTTCCATTACTGCATCATATTGAACCTTGTAAAATTGCTGTGAAGAAATTTGGGTCCTATATGCTTTATCTAAAAACTCATCTCGAATTTGCCTTATCTCGGTTACATCGGTTCCGGCTCCAACAGAAAGAAGGTCCTTTCCATTTCGCCCAACTACCATATAAAAACTATCATTTTGTAGTACCTGTTGTCTTACATATCCCGCGGTATTGGCATTGGCTAAATTATGCCCTGTTACTTCAAGTCCTGTCTGACTTGCATTAAGGCCGGATATGACCCTGGATAAACTCGCCATTGAACTCACAAAATTACCCCCTATTGTTTCGTATCAAAAAAGTTTCGACCACTTGCACCTTGGAACCTTCCGCCATCTCCATAATCATTTGTTGTAAAGGAACGGGTACTTTGTATGGCATTCATGGTAAAATTAATCATTTCCATAGATTGATTTAAAAGAACTTTATTTTGCTCATTTACTTGTTTTAATTGAATAATTAAGTCATTTATTCTTTTTTGGATTGTTTTTAACTTTTCTTTTTCTTCTATGGTGTTTTCAAGTTTTTCTATTAACTTAGTTATGGTTAGCCCTTCCTTTTTTTCGTTTAAGACTAGGGCTATATCCCCTACTATTGTTTCTCTTTGTTTTTCTAGCCTTATATTTTGGGATACAGCTTCTTGTTCTTTTTTTGTTAGTTTTTGAA
It encodes:
- the flgK gene encoding flagellar hook-associated protein FlgK → MNSSFFGINIGAQALYTARTALDVTSHNISNMGTEGYSRQIAKQKATMPIPLGTGKGMVGTGSEVYDIVRQRDVYLDTKFWNENKMLGEFTIKRTQLSLIEGIFNEPSDEGFNTIFNDFFSAFQEVADNPESMEARNGLKEQALTFTKFFNDAATRLKEYQKDINFEIGVRVKDINTIAQKIESLNREIFRYERHGDKANDLRDQRDLLVDRLSRIVNTEAKEIEAQTPSGEMQKQFIVSINGQTLVNHFTYNQLEIKVRESKNNPTDAENLYDIYWGGGVKFDTTSPTLSGEIKGYMDIRDGNNNNGFKGKIESVDIDTREIVIANASKGDMNETGEIKINGKAYKYSSFNYDEDSKKVTMILEMETPIEPGSLENQEVQIGSDMGYKGIPHYMNRLNEFVRTFARAFNEGKTRGGKEIPEMTGHAGGYGLNGETENHFFAYRNADGNIKNMTTGIDYETLTAENFTLSKDIDDVANIAAAKEKGLKGDGRMMQELFSIKINTEVFNEGTPGSYMESIMGELGVNTKQAVMIEDMQINISKIVENQRMSVSGVDSNEEMTNLIKFNQAYNMAAKMISVMDAIYDVTINRMGVS
- the flgK gene encoding flagellar hook-associated protein FlgK: MSSMASLSRVISGLNASQTGLEVTGHNLANANTAGYVRQQVLQNDSFYMVVGRNGKDLLSVGAGTDVTEIRQIRDEFLDKAYRTQISSQQFYKVQYDAVMEIETILGEVDGESFSGVLRDFWGQLQNLSTAPQDQSIRTQFIQSASVLVDKVNYIDEKLTDYQNSLNLQIKEAVGRINYLAEGIKELNEKISKYEIGGDRANDLRDQRNNLLDELAQYIEISYKEDKAGRVDVLAEGHTLVSGNLVSKITTTGIDSSTVSSFIKPVWEADNSEVIRFNKPIGAEFQNDTGKLKALLLTRGNTSADYRDTKDHEAYKKVEPYLIPRIQAEFDRLIHDLTIEINKVLTSPPPSDENGEPPKGLDGEKGVELFIAKETRDGKLYSAGNIIINPILLDNDGYKKLGLSYDGTVGDTQVVQELLDIWKRPNSTYDETIAHKLNFEDYYSEFVTRVAEGGNKASQKMDEKQVIVTSITNNRSSISDVSTDEEMTNLIKYQHAYNASARMVNIIDSMIDTIVNRTGLVGR
- a CDS encoding flagellar protein FlgN; translated protein: MAGLIYDLIEVLEGEIGFYTILLKISKEKTDIIVSGDVLALQKLTKKEQEAVSQNIRLEKQRETIVGDIALVLNEKKEGLTITKLIEKLENTIEEKEKLKTIQKRINDLIIQLKQVNEQNKVLLNQSMEMINFTMNAIQSTRSFTTNDYGDGGRFQGASGRNFFDTKQ